One genomic segment of Gottschalkia acidurici 9a includes these proteins:
- a CDS encoding DMT family transporter has product MKNKIIFAHLITLVTVFIWGTTFISTKVILEYLSPVEILFYRFLIGYLAMLIIHPKFKKIDSMKDEILFFSLGLTGVTLYFLVENIALDFTLASNVGLIVSINPIITAIIAHIFTRDEKISKMLVIGCLISILGVFLVIFNGTFRLDINPLGDILALIAAILWALYSLLLKKVDKRYSSLYVVRRTFFYGLITMIPAILLLKDDISFNYEINLSLIYNMIFLGLGASALCFVLWNKSISIIGIVKASSYIYLVPLITMVTSAIVLREKISVTMIIGCILILIGVYISERKLIVKSKDIESNNLNT; this is encoded by the coding sequence ATGAAAAATAAAATTATATTTGCACACTTAATTACTCTTGTTACTGTATTTATATGGGGAACAACTTTTATATCTACTAAAGTTATATTAGAATACTTGTCACCAGTGGAGATACTATTCTATAGGTTTTTAATAGGTTATTTAGCTATGCTTATAATACATCCTAAGTTTAAGAAAATAGATAGCATGAAAGATGAGATATTGTTTTTTAGCTTAGGCCTTACAGGAGTAACACTATATTTTCTAGTTGAAAATATTGCTCTTGATTTTACCTTGGCTTCAAATGTAGGACTAATTGTATCGATTAATCCTATTATAACAGCAATAATTGCTCATATTTTTACTCGTGATGAGAAGATTTCAAAAATGTTAGTTATAGGATGTTTAATCTCTATATTAGGAGTATTTTTAGTAATATTTAATGGGACATTTAGGTTAGACATTAATCCTCTTGGGGATATTTTAGCATTAATAGCTGCTATTTTATGGGCTTTATACTCACTATTATTAAAAAAGGTTGATAAGAGGTATAGTTCGCTTTATGTGGTTAGAAGAACGTTCTTTTATGGTCTTATTACAATGATTCCTGCAATACTACTATTAAAAGATGACATAAGTTTTAATTATGAAATAAACTTAAGCTTAATATATAATATGATTTTCTTAGGTCTTGGAGCATCTGCACTATGCTTTGTTCTGTGGAATAAGTCTATAAGTATTATAGGTATAGTGAAAGCTAGTAGCTATATATATCTTGTACCTTTAATTACTATGGTTACATCTGCTATAGTACTTAGGGAAAAGATTAGTGTTACAATGATAATAGGTTGTATTTTAATACTTATTGGAGTGTATATTTCAGAGAGAAAATTAATAGTTAAGAGTAAAGACATAGAAAGTAATAATCTAAATACTTAA
- a CDS encoding AraC family transcriptional regulator, with the protein MNKISYFRDDKLPIFEIKSCDSGIHSSKDHSHEELSIGIIEKGSSTVNCGEKSYNVDSRTAVIIYPGVIHKCTPTSIESWKFSMLYLKKDWIESVFDTELKSENILVKELMSRDIYRMIELFAILRKDISNIEKESRLITDIDYLLNMESYVLKNFSSRHTDKDSIKMARKYIDDNFLEKITLDDLTRYSNLSKYHTLRLFKLYFNTTPHSYQTLLRLNYAKKLLKDKKDISDIAQDLGFYDQSHFSKSFKQYFGVTPLKYKVT; encoded by the coding sequence ATGAATAAAATAAGTTATTTTAGAGATGACAAATTACCTATATTTGAAATTAAAAGTTGTGATTCAGGAATACATTCATCAAAAGATCATTCTCATGAAGAATTGTCCATAGGCATTATTGAGAAAGGATCAAGTACAGTTAATTGTGGTGAAAAAAGTTACAATGTAGATTCAAGGACAGCTGTTATAATATATCCAGGTGTTATACACAAATGTACTCCAACATCTATCGAAAGTTGGAAATTTTCTATGCTATACTTGAAAAAAGACTGGATAGAGTCTGTTTTTGATACTGAATTGAAAAGTGAAAATATATTAGTCAAAGAGCTTATGAGTAGGGATATATATAGAATGATAGAATTATTTGCAATTCTTAGAAAAGACATTTCCAATATAGAGAAAGAAAGCAGGCTAATTACAGATATAGACTACTTACTTAACATGGAAAGTTATGTGTTGAAAAACTTTAGTAGCAGACATACAGATAAAGACTCCATTAAAATGGCGAGAAAATATATTGATGATAACTTCTTAGAGAAAATTACACTTGATGATCTAACAAGATATAGTAATCTAAGTAAATATCATACTCTAAGGCTCTTTAAACTTTACTTCAATACAACACCTCATTCTTATCAAACTTTGTTGAGATTAAACTATGCTAAAAAACTATTAAAAGATAAAAAAGATATATCAGATATAGCTCAAGATCTAGGCTTTTATGATCAAAGCCATTTTAGTAAGTCATTTAAACAATATTTTGGAGTAACTCCTTTAAAGTATAAAGTCACATAG
- a CDS encoding RrF2 family transcriptional regulator, which translates to MRLSTKGRYGLRAMIDLAINSKGEQVALYSIAERQNISVSYLEQVFAILRKSGLVNSIKGAQGGYMVADDPSNITVGTILRALEGNLSVVEESEELEDTRSVEYCLRINVWDKINESINNVVDSMTLEDLVEEYKRMNGKDNLMFYI; encoded by the coding sequence ATGAGACTTTCCACAAAAGGTAGATATGGTTTGAGAGCTATGATAGACTTAGCTATAAATTCTAAAGGTGAACAAGTAGCACTATATAGTATAGCTGAAAGACAAAATATTTCTGTAAGTTATCTTGAGCAGGTTTTTGCTATTCTAAGAAAATCAGGACTTGTAAATAGTATAAAGGGTGCTCAAGGAGGATATATGGTAGCAGATGATCCGTCTAATATTACTGTAGGTACAATATTAAGAGCACTTGAAGGAAATCTTTCTGTAGTAGAAGAAAGTGAAGAATTAGAAGATACAAGAAGTGTGGAATATTGTTTAAGAATAAATGTATGGGATAAAATTAATGAGAGCATAAATAACGTAGTAGACTCAATGACATTGGAAGATCTAGTAGAAGAGTATAAACGTATGAATGGAAAAGATAACTTAATGTTTTATATATAA
- a CDS encoding OsmC family protein: protein MADIVVNFPGGKKVNAKIGDFEIKTDQLEESGGENSAPSPFELFLSSLATCTGVAVLSFCQTREINTEGLKIELDVTKDEKGNATNIKTHLTLPKGFPDKYKESVERIAGTCKVKRHILNPPKFELEVK, encoded by the coding sequence ATGGCAGACATAGTAGTAAACTTTCCAGGTGGTAAAAAAGTAAATGCTAAAATAGGAGATTTTGAGATAAAAACAGACCAGCTTGAAGAGTCTGGAGGAGAGAATTCAGCACCATCACCTTTTGAACTATTTCTATCGTCATTAGCTACTTGTACTGGTGTAGCTGTACTGAGCTTTTGTCAGACTAGAGAAATAAATACAGAGGGTTTAAAAATAGAATTAGATGTGACTAAGGATGAAAAGGGAAATGCTACTAATATCAAAACACATCTTACATTACCAAAAGGATTTCCTGATAAATATAAAGAATCTGTAGAGAGAATAGCAGGGACATGTAAAGTAAAAAGACATATACTAAATCCACCTAAATTTGAACTTGAAGTTAAATAA
- a CDS encoding lysophospholipid acyltransferase family protein produces the protein MIRTIIWFIYFWVSLILLTPSLLKVKSLEESGKIEDKDKLVYKKVRNWAISLIKLSGCEVKVIGEENIPKEGNVLFVSNHQGNFDIPILLGYIEKSKGFVAKKELEKLPMVNKWMKAINCVFMDRTNPRESIKAIKDGIEILKRGYSLVIFPEGTRSKDGSLGEFKPGGLKLATKSEVPIVPVTIKGSNKIMEKGSLIIKPAKVEVIISPVVQVDNQSKNDTKELTETVRNIISENINK, from the coding sequence ATGATAAGAACTATAATCTGGTTTATCTATTTCTGGGTTAGTTTAATACTCTTAACACCATCTCTTTTAAAGGTGAAGTCTCTAGAAGAGTCTGGGAAAATAGAAGACAAGGATAAATTAGTATATAAGAAAGTAAGGAATTGGGCTATAAGCCTCATAAAGTTAAGTGGATGTGAAGTTAAGGTTATAGGTGAAGAGAATATTCCGAAAGAGGGAAATGTACTTTTTGTGAGTAACCACCAAGGAAACTTTGACATACCTATATTGCTTGGGTACATAGAAAAGTCAAAAGGATTTGTAGCTAAGAAAGAACTAGAAAAACTTCCAATGGTAAATAAGTGGATGAAGGCTATAAACTGTGTATTTATGGATAGAACTAATCCAAGAGAATCTATAAAAGCTATTAAAGATGGAATAGAAATTTTAAAAAGAGGATATTCTTTAGTTATATTTCCAGAAGGAACTAGAAGTAAAGATGGAAGTCTAGGAGAATTTAAACCAGGAGGTTTAAAATTAGCCACAAAATCGGAAGTTCCAATAGTACCAGTTACAATTAAAGGGTCGAATAAGATTATGGAAAAAGGAAGCCTTATAATAAAACCAGCTAAAGTAGAGGTAATAATATCACCTGTAGTACAAGTGGACAATCAATCTAAAAATGATACAAAAGAACTCACGGAAACTGTAAGAAATATAATCTCTGAAAATATAAATAAGTAG
- a CDS encoding class I SAM-dependent rRNA methyltransferase: protein MKKEVNLKVKSKFINKFKKGYPLIFKEAILNINDLEKEGQIINLVDEKGKFIAKGYHGRQNKGYGWVLSTKEDEKIDKAFFQKKLITALNKRSSFYNDPDTTAFRVFNGEGDGIGGLTIEYFDGYYVINWYSKGIYKFRDEVINSLKNLVELKGIYQKKRFDTDGKYVEQDDFILGERGEFPLVVKENGVNFAVYLNDGAMVGVFLDQRDVRRTIRDKYAKGRTVLNTFSYTGAFSVFAAVGGAKKTTSVDLANRSLSKTIEQFSINNIDYEAQEIIVEDVFDYFKYAVRKELKFEMVILDPPSFAKSKNYKFSAEKDYTSLLKDAIAITESKGVIVASTNCSSFNMDKFKMFINDAFKDTGVKYKVLEEFSLPSDFRTIKEFEEGNYLKVVFIEKLN from the coding sequence GTGAAAAAGGAAGTAAATTTAAAGGTAAAATCAAAGTTTATAAATAAATTTAAAAAAGGATATCCATTGATATTTAAGGAAGCTATTTTAAATATTAATGATTTAGAGAAAGAAGGACAAATAATAAACCTTGTAGATGAAAAGGGTAAATTTATAGCTAAAGGTTATCATGGGAGACAAAACAAAGGATATGGATGGGTACTTAGTACAAAGGAAGATGAGAAGATAGATAAAGCATTTTTTCAGAAAAAGCTTATAACTGCACTAAATAAAAGATCATCATTTTATAATGATCCTGATACTACAGCATTTAGAGTGTTTAATGGTGAAGGTGACGGAATAGGTGGATTAACTATAGAATACTTTGATGGATACTATGTAATAAACTGGTATAGCAAAGGCATATATAAGTTTAGAGATGAAGTTATAAATTCACTAAAAAACCTAGTTGAGCTTAAAGGAATATATCAGAAAAAAAGATTTGATACGGACGGTAAGTATGTGGAGCAAGATGATTTTATACTTGGTGAAAGAGGTGAATTTCCTTTAGTAGTTAAGGAAAATGGAGTTAACTTTGCAGTATACTTAAATGATGGGGCTATGGTAGGAGTATTTTTAGATCAAAGAGATGTAAGAAGAACTATAAGAGATAAGTATGCAAAAGGAAGAACTGTTTTAAATACATTTTCATATACAGGAGCTTTTTCAGTGTTTGCAGCAGTGGGTGGTGCAAAGAAGACTACAAGTGTTGATTTAGCCAATAGAAGTTTGAGTAAAACTATAGAACAATTTAGTATAAATAATATAGACTATGAGGCTCAAGAGATAATAGTAGAGGATGTATTTGACTATTTTAAATATGCGGTAAGAAAAGAATTGAAATTTGAAATGGTAATATTAGATCCTCCTAGTTTTGCTAAATCTAAAAATTATAAATTCAGTGCAGAAAAAGACTATACGAGTCTTCTAAAAGATGCTATAGCTATAACTGAAAGTAAAGGGGTTATAGTAGCATCAACTAATTGCAGTAGTTTTAATATGGATAAATTTAAAATGTTTATAAATGATGCATTTAAAGATACAGGTGTAAAATATAAAGTCTTAGAGGAATTTTCTTTACCTTCGGACTTTAGAACTATAAAAGAGTTTGAAGAAGGGAATTATCTTAAAGTTGTATTTATAGAAAAGTTAAATTAA
- a CDS encoding YczE/YyaS/YitT family protein yields MIKRYMYLFSGLFLCALGMVMTINAELGYAPWDVFHKGLSNIFHTTIGTSNIITGIVILLVQVIFGEKPGIGTLCNMILIGVFMNIIMSSGLIPVFNSFTPSLIMMIIGMIILGIGTYFYIASQLGAGPRDSLMIMFIKKTNKSVRFVKNSMEITILIIGYLLGGPVGIGTLIMSVGMGYILQFIFKIFKFDTREVRHRLIDEDIRALKNIVFNSRKKANS; encoded by the coding sequence ATGATAAAAAGATACATGTATCTTTTTTCGGGACTTTTCTTATGTGCACTAGGCATGGTTATGACTATTAATGCCGAGCTAGGGTATGCACCGTGGGATGTATTCCATAAGGGTTTATCAAATATATTTCACACTACAATAGGCACATCTAATATTATTACAGGTATAGTAATATTATTAGTACAAGTTATATTTGGAGAGAAGCCAGGAATTGGTACACTTTGTAATATGATACTTATAGGCGTATTTATGAACATTATAATGTCAAGTGGATTAATTCCTGTATTTAATAGTTTTACTCCTAGCTTAATAATGATGATTATAGGCATGATTATACTAGGTATAGGAACATATTTTTATATAGCATCACAGCTTGGAGCAGGACCTAGGGATTCACTTATGATAATGTTTATTAAAAAAACTAATAAGTCAGTTAGATTTGTAAAAAATTCTATGGAAATCACAATACTTATAATCGGATACTTGTTAGGTGGACCTGTGGGTATAGGAACACTCATTATGTCAGTAGGTATGGGATATATACTCCAATTTATCTTTAAGATATTTAAATTTGATACTAGAGAAGTGCGTCATAGGCTAATAGATGAAGATATAAGAGCTTTAAAAAACATTGTTTTTAATAGTAGAAAGAAAGCTAATTCATAA
- a CDS encoding amidase domain-containing protein, with the protein MKFSLGNLSKKTIIKVSILAFLLVAGYVLKLNMPSKPKEYSTKEYINNVSANNEIDKAIQEIFDKRNKAILDNDTKYLESIYDREHKAGTWAYEHEVKKIKYISNWEEKQGAKFIDIKPKVIIKDVKDKGDKKTITLLCSTEYKYIYEDNKDLVNTSRIGAYHVLDVVEKNDSLVITKEWYNDPFADSLNLENLKVDSIKEFITSQKRKESLELEEGRENAVEYAHKYSGAASEEKYGFKYNNKYKNYNYEGGDCTNFISQVLHEGGGFKKDSTWNYSSDGATKPWVNAQGFKDYIVYSGKGSVIDSGDYEEIYQSAYNLLPGDIVSYEEDGKIAHTAVVTDFDSKGYPLVTCHNTDRNNVPWDLGWNDSNIRFWFIKVNY; encoded by the coding sequence ATGAAATTTTCCTTAGGAAATTTATCTAAAAAAACTATTATAAAAGTATCTATACTAGCTTTTTTATTAGTGGCAGGATATGTTCTTAAACTTAATATGCCATCTAAGCCTAAAGAATATTCTACTAAAGAATATATTAATAATGTTTCAGCTAATAATGAAATAGACAAAGCTATACAAGAAATATTTGATAAGAGAAACAAAGCTATATTAGATAATGATACTAAATATCTAGAGTCAATTTATGATAGAGAACATAAAGCTGGTACATGGGCATATGAACATGAGGTTAAGAAAATAAAATATATTAGTAATTGGGAAGAAAAACAAGGAGCAAAGTTTATAGATATTAAGCCTAAAGTTATAATTAAAGATGTAAAAGATAAAGGTGATAAAAAAACTATTACTCTATTGTGTTCAACAGAATATAAATATATATATGAAGATAATAAGGATTTAGTAAATACATCTAGAATAGGAGCATATCATGTTTTAGATGTAGTTGAGAAGAATGATTCATTAGTTATTACAAAAGAATGGTATAACGATCCATTTGCTGACTCTCTGAATTTAGAAAATTTAAAGGTTGATTCTATTAAAGAGTTTATAACGAGTCAAAAACGTAAAGAATCATTAGAATTAGAAGAAGGAAGAGAAAATGCCGTAGAGTATGCTCACAAGTATAGTGGAGCAGCAAGTGAAGAAAAGTATGGGTTTAAATACAATAATAAATACAAAAACTATAACTATGAAGGTGGAGATTGCACAAACTTTATATCTCAAGTTTTGCATGAAGGTGGAGGCTTTAAAAAGGATTCAACATGGAACTATAGCTCTGATGGTGCAACGAAACCATGGGTAAATGCTCAAGGATTTAAAGACTATATTGTATATAGTGGTAAAGGGTCAGTTATAGATAGTGGTGACTATGAGGAAATATATCAATCAGCGTATAATCTTCTTCCAGGTGATATAGTATCTTATGAGGAAGATGGTAAAATTGCTCACACAGCAGTAGTCACAGATTTTGATTCAAAAGGATATCCATTAGTCACTTGTCATAATACAGATAGAAATAATGTCCCATGGGATTTAGGGTGGAACGATAGTAATATAAGATTTTGGTTCATAAAAGTAAATTATTAA
- a CDS encoding ABC-F family ATP-binding cassette domain-containing protein: MNVLSAENISKSYGIKSLFNDISFTISDTDKVGVIGINGTGKSTLLKVIAGYEPVDSGTITIPNGVTLEYLSQNPNFNLDITVLEQVFKGDSPNMIVIRDYERALEDSIKNPNDEKIQDRLIKLTDDMNKLNAWELESQAKAILTKLGITEFDKKIHTLSGGQKKRIALASALITPCDLLILDEPTNHMDSDTIDWLEKYLENRKGALIMITHDRYFLDRVVNKTLELDCGKLYTYTGNYSQFLEKKLERQALESTMEHKRQRLYKKELEWIRTGARARTTKQKARIQRFEEIKNSKVEVNDSTLDISVSGSRLGQKIIEIKNLSKSFDEKVFIKDFTYTFLKDDRIGVIGNSGIGKSTLLNIIVGKIEADSGSVDIGSTVNIAYFSQESQDMNPNLRAIEYIKESGEFVTTADGTKISASQMMERFLFTSDMQWSYISKLSGGERRRLYLLKVLMTSPNVLILDEPTNDLDLDTLKVLENYIHEFSGPVITVSHDRYFLDVICNKILSFENDGNIIMNVGNHSDFVDKRDLLVSNVNSSKNNNVSKDTSEEKEASKEYKSKSKKTKFTYNEQREYEKIDSEIEALEKEIDKIDNEMELYSSDFTKLQELLERKEKIEEEYLFKLERQEYFVNLESEIKNNLLSSRS; the protein is encoded by the coding sequence ATGAACGTTTTATCTGCTGAAAATATTTCTAAAAGTTATGGAATCAAATCATTATTTAATGATATTTCTTTTACTATAAGTGATACTGATAAAGTTGGTGTTATAGGAATAAACGGAACAGGTAAATCTACACTTCTCAAAGTTATAGCTGGATATGAGCCTGTAGATAGTGGAACTATAACCATTCCAAATGGAGTAACTTTAGAGTACCTATCTCAAAATCCTAATTTCAATCTAGATATTACAGTTCTAGAGCAAGTATTTAAAGGAGATTCTCCTAACATGATTGTTATTAGGGATTATGAAAGAGCATTAGAAGATTCTATAAAGAATCCTAATGATGAAAAAATTCAAGATCGTCTAATAAAATTAACTGATGATATGAATAAATTGAATGCTTGGGAACTTGAGAGCCAAGCTAAGGCTATTCTGACTAAGCTTGGTATAACTGAGTTTGATAAAAAGATTCATACTCTTTCTGGCGGTCAGAAGAAGAGAATTGCTCTTGCAAGTGCTCTTATAACTCCTTGTGATTTATTGATTTTAGATGAGCCTACTAACCACATGGATAGTGATACTATAGATTGGCTAGAAAAGTATCTTGAAAATAGAAAAGGTGCATTAATTATGATTACCCATGATAGATATTTTCTAGATAGAGTAGTTAATAAGACCCTAGAGCTTGACTGTGGTAAGCTTTATACTTATACAGGTAACTACTCACAATTTTTAGAGAAAAAGCTAGAAAGGCAAGCTTTAGAGTCTACTATGGAACATAAGAGACAGAGACTATATAAAAAGGAACTAGAATGGATAAGAACTGGAGCCAGAGCTAGAACTACTAAGCAAAAAGCTAGAATTCAAAGATTTGAAGAAATTAAGAATTCTAAAGTAGAAGTAAATGACTCTACTTTAGATATATCTGTAAGTGGCTCTAGGCTTGGACAAAAAATTATAGAGATTAAAAACTTATCTAAATCTTTTGATGAAAAAGTATTTATTAAAGATTTTACTTATACATTTCTAAAAGATGATAGAATCGGAGTAATTGGAAACAGTGGTATAGGTAAATCAACACTTTTGAACATAATTGTTGGAAAAATTGAAGCAGACTCTGGTAGCGTTGATATTGGATCTACAGTAAATATAGCTTATTTTTCTCAAGAGTCTCAGGATATGAATCCAAACTTGCGAGCTATTGAATATATTAAAGAAAGTGGAGAGTTCGTAACTACTGCAGATGGTACTAAGATAAGTGCATCTCAGATGATGGAAAGGTTTTTGTTTACTTCTGATATGCAATGGTCTTATATCTCTAAATTATCTGGCGGTGAAAGAAGAAGACTATACCTTTTAAAAGTATTAATGACTTCTCCAAATGTGTTAATATTAGACGAACCTACTAACGACTTAGACTTAGACACTCTTAAAGTTTTAGAAAACTATATACATGAGTTTAGTGGCCCTGTTATTACCGTTTCTCATGATAGATATTTTCTAGATGTAATATGTAATAAGATCTTATCTTTTGAGAATGATGGAAATATAATAATGAACGTGGGAAATCATTCTGATTTTGTGGATAAAAGAGACTTACTTGTTAGTAATGTTAATAGTTCAAAAAATAATAATGTTTCTAAAGATACTTCTGAAGAGAAGGAAGCTTCTAAAGAGTATAAATCAAAATCTAAAAAAACAAAGTTTACTTATAACGAGCAAAGAGAATACGAAAAAATCGATTCTGAAATAGAAGCTCTTGAGAAAGAAATAGATAAAATCGACAATGAAATGGAGCTATATTCTAGTGACTTCACTAAATTACAGGAACTACTTGAGAGAAAAGAAAAAATTGAAGAAGAGTACTTGTTTAAACTTGAACGTCAAGAATACTTCGTGAATCTAGAGAGTGAAATTAAGAATAACCTATTGAGTTCTAGAAGCTAA
- a CDS encoding transposase, with product MFEEWLDKLNIYEKHLNMIGERNSYSKTDHDATFMRLKDDHMKNGQLKFAYNIQCATNDGYIVGIEEFSNPADVKTLIPFMDNLLKKYDTKISKVVADSGYESEENYLYLREKKMKPFIKPLNYEVKKTIKYKNDISRKENMT from the coding sequence ATGTTTGAAGAATGGCTTGATAAGCTAAATATATATGAAAAACATTTGAATATGATAGGAGAAAGAAATAGCTATTCTAAAACAGATCACGATGCGACTTTTATGAGATTAAAAGATGATCATATGAAAAATGGTCAGTTAAAATTTGCTTACAATATTCAATGTGCAACAAATGACGGATACATTGTAGGTATAGAAGAATTTAGCAATCCAGCTGATGTAAAAACCTTAATCCCTTTTATGGACAATCTTCTAAAAAAGTATGATACAAAAATAAGTAAAGTTGTAGCAGACTCAGGATATGAAAGTGAAGAAAATTATCTTTATTTAAGAGAAAAGAAAATGAAACCCTTCATAAAACCCTTAAATTATGAAGTGAAAAAGACAATAAAATATAAAAATGACATATCAAGAAAAGAGAATATGACTTAA
- a CDS encoding transposase, which translates to MHNIIEEMNLKFLDSVYSNKGRKPVVEPKTVLKILVFAYIHRKYSVRDIEDAFKYDFRFRWLLNNKKNPDHVTINRFRNKIYPFMDEILHQLVDLLIEQGEIDLKSIYIDGTKTEANTNRYTFVWKQSTLNYQEKLIQKILEYFKSNENLSSEDCKKLVLI; encoded by the coding sequence GTGCACAATATTATTGAGGAGATGAATTTAAAGTTTTTAGATAGTGTCTATTCTAATAAAGGTAGAAAGCCAGTTGTAGAGCCAAAGACCGTGTTGAAAATTTTAGTTTTTGCATACATACATAGAAAATATTCCGTCAGAGATATTGAAGATGCTTTTAAGTATGATTTTCGATTCAGATGGCTTTTAAATAACAAAAAAAACCCTGACCATGTAACCATCAATAGATTTAGGAATAAAATATATCCTTTTATGGATGAAATATTACACCAGTTAGTAGATCTGCTAATTGAACAAGGAGAAATTGATTTAAAAAGCATATACATAGATGGAACGAAAACAGAAGCAAATACTAATAGATACACATTTGTGTGGAAACAATCTACACTTAACTATCAAGAGAAATTAATACAGAAAATACTAGAATATTTCAAAAGTAATGAAAATTTATCTAGTGAGGATTGTAAAAAGCTTGTTTTAATTTAA
- a CDS encoding stalk domain-containing protein — MIRRGIIVIILALNFAMISNTTIASMENNGDILIKVNGKFIEFDDEKPFINSDYRALVPLQFIVNELGAEADWIFQSQTIRINTKKEVSLNIGAYKAIVNSEEVNLDPMPTINNGKVFVPLRFISETLGFHTEWDDKDSIINIYKIEKLIEIDSLTFFEQTRDNLIYFGRPTCPYCQEFEYHLKKTLEDKNVTVYYFNSDYWREKDGFEEIVNKYDVRYVPYLVKLKNGVIQDSLSLNDRTYEKEIKDHIEAFISKYK, encoded by the coding sequence ATGATAAGAAGGGGAATAATAGTTATAATATTGGCATTAAACTTTGCTATGATTAGCAATACTACAATTGCCTCTATGGAGAATAATGGTGATATTTTAATTAAAGTAAACGGAAAGTTTATAGAATTTGATGATGAAAAGCCATTTATTAATAGTGATTATAGAGCTTTAGTGCCTTTACAATTTATAGTGAATGAGCTAGGGGCGGAAGCGGATTGGATATTTCAGTCTCAAACAATTAGAATAAACACTAAAAAGGAAGTAAGTCTTAACATAGGAGCGTATAAGGCTATAGTAAACAGCGAGGAAGTCAATCTAGATCCTATGCCTACAATTAATAATGGAAAAGTTTTTGTACCACTTAGGTTTATTAGTGAAACTTTAGGATTTCACACTGAATGGGATGATAAGGACTCAATAATTAATATCTATAAAATTGAAAAATTAATTGAAATAGATAGTCTTACTTTCTTTGAACAAACACGAGATAATCTTATTTACTTTGGACGTCCTACTTGTCCATATTGTCAAGAATTTGAATATCACCTTAAGAAAACACTTGAAGACAAAAATGTAACTGTATACTATTTTAATAGTGATTATTGGAGAGAAAAAGATGGATTTGAAGAAATAGTAAATAAATACGATGTTAGATATGTTCCCTATTTAGTAAAATTAAAAAATGGAGTGATACAGGACTCTTTAAGTTTAAATGACAGAACTTACGAAAAAGAAATAAAAGATCATATTGAAGCTTTTATATCTAAATATAAATAA
- a CDS encoding BMC domain-containing protein, producing MDGDGMGQAIGIAEFKSIAKGIEMLDLMTKKASIKIIENRIICMGKFFCVISGEVADVTAAIDSCKELSSDLLVGAKVIPSLADDVINKINAKIDRNNIRAIGVVETRDTNSGLYCANYIKKSSQVEILRVSITLGLAGKSIVIFTGDIASVKNGIEVAKEKVKDPKDMVAAVAVPSPSEEFIENLFK from the coding sequence ATGGATGGTGATGGTATGGGGCAAGCAATCGGAATAGCAGAATTTAAAAGTATAGCTAAAGGAATAGAAATGCTAGATTTAATGACTAAAAAAGCTTCTATTAAAATAATAGAAAACAGAATTATATGTATGGGAAAATTCTTCTGTGTGATTTCTGGAGAAGTAGCTGACGTAACAGCTGCAATAGATAGCTGTAAAGAACTTTCATCTGATTTACTGGTAGGTGCGAAGGTAATACCTAGTTTAGCAGATGATGTTATAAATAAAATTAATGCTAAAATAGACAGAAATAATATAAGAGCTATAGGAGTAGTAGAAACTAGGGATACTAATAGTGGATTATACTGTGCAAACTACATTAAAAAATCCTCACAGGTAGAGATACTAAGAGTTTCTATAACTCTTGGATTAGCTGGAAAATCTATAGTGATATTTACAGGAGACATAGCTTCTGTTAAAAATGGAATAGAAGTAGCAAAAGAAAAAGTTAAGGATCCTAAAGATATGGTTGCCGCAGTAGCAGTACCATCTCCTTCAGAAGAATTTATAGAAAATCTGTTTAAGTAA